Proteins encoded together in one bacterium window:
- the uvrC gene encoding excinuclease ABC subunit UvrC — MRNRLRDKARSFPALPGVYLMKNAEGAILYVGKAKRLRTRVLSYFRPGGDGRPRIPFLLSKTSEIEYLVTDTEREALFLENNLIKKHRPPYNIYFRDDKTYYHLRIDFSEEYPRPALVRNPRRDGARYFGPYSSGRSLKATLRYLRKLYPFRTCREGVFRHRSRPCLFHQTGRCPAPCVGLVHPREYRNNLDSLIKVLEGGAPEVEAELKRAIAESADRLDFEKAAEFRDRLAALRELGEKRLVSRAGAPDLDAFAFAEGRGGTAFHVLRTRNGQVEEGISALSRARLPDREEGLESFVLQFYRRREIPGLILLPFPLSGAAALGEVLRERGGGGAPRLLVPRRGENRKLVGLAARNARHALLRDGGRTRLAGTLEGLQNRLRLSNYPARLECFDISSLGGREAVGSMAVFRDGEKSPGDYRRFRIRAEGAADDCAMLAEILRRRLRDRGGEAGIPDLIVLDGGKGQLGAGMKVLEELAVGGPDLIALAKERTRGGLKLRDRVYLPGRKNAAGLLPGTPEFKLLIRARDEAHRFAVSYHRALRRKHALESTLEEIPGVGPVLRKRILEKYGTADAVAGADPEGLDALPGIGPDLARRIVATVRARKERRAGKR; from the coding sequence GTGAGGAACCGACTGAGGGATAAGGCCCGAAGTTTTCCCGCCCTCCCCGGGGTGTATCTGATGAAAAACGCCGAGGGCGCGATCCTCTATGTGGGGAAGGCCAAACGTCTGAGAACGCGGGTGCTCAGTTACTTCCGCCCCGGGGGGGACGGCCGCCCCCGGATACCGTTTCTGCTCTCCAAGACCTCCGAGATCGAGTACCTGGTCACGGACACGGAGCGGGAAGCCCTGTTTCTGGAGAACAACCTGATCAAGAAACACCGTCCCCCCTACAATATCTATTTCCGCGACGACAAGACCTACTACCATCTCCGAATCGATTTTTCCGAGGAATATCCCCGCCCGGCGCTGGTCCGGAATCCCCGGCGGGACGGGGCCCGTTACTTCGGGCCCTACTCCTCGGGCCGGTCGCTGAAAGCGACCCTGCGCTACCTGCGCAAACTCTATCCTTTCCGCACCTGCCGCGAGGGCGTCTTCCGCCACCGCTCCCGCCCCTGTCTTTTCCACCAGACCGGCCGTTGCCCCGCTCCCTGCGTCGGCCTCGTCCATCCCCGGGAATATCGGAACAATCTGGATTCCCTGATCAAGGTGTTGGAGGGAGGGGCCCCGGAAGTGGAGGCGGAACTGAAACGCGCCATCGCCGAATCCGCCGACCGCCTCGATTTCGAAAAAGCCGCCGAGTTCAGGGATCGGCTGGCGGCCTTGAGGGAACTGGGAGAAAAACGGCTCGTCAGCCGCGCGGGCGCCCCCGATCTCGATGCCTTTGCCTTCGCCGAAGGTCGCGGGGGCACGGCCTTCCATGTTCTCCGGACCAGGAACGGCCAGGTCGAGGAAGGAATCTCGGCCCTGTCGCGCGCCCGGCTCCCCGACCGGGAAGAGGGGCTGGAATCGTTCGTTTTGCAGTTCTACCGGCGGCGCGAGATCCCCGGGCTGATTCTGTTGCCGTTTCCCCTTTCGGGCGCGGCCGCCCTCGGCGAAGTCCTACGCGAGCGGGGAGGGGGGGGCGCGCCCCGCCTGCTCGTCCCCCGGCGCGGAGAAAACCGGAAGCTGGTCGGCCTGGCGGCCCGGAACGCCCGCCATGCCCTGCTCCGCGACGGGGGACGGACCCGGCTCGCCGGGACCCTGGAGGGCCTCCAGAACCGTCTGCGGCTGTCCAACTACCCGGCCCGTCTGGAATGTTTCGACATCTCTTCCCTGGGGGGGCGGGAAGCGGTGGGTTCGATGGCGGTTTTCAGGGACGGCGAAAAGTCCCCCGGCGACTACCGCCGCTTCCGGATCCGGGCCGAAGGCGCCGCGGACGATTGCGCCATGCTGGCCGAGATCCTGAGGCGTCGGCTCCGCGACCGGGGAGGGGAGGCCGGGATCCCCGACCTGATCGTCCTCGACGGCGGCAAGGGGCAGTTGGGCGCCGGGATGAAGGTGCTCGAGGAACTCGCCGTCGGCGGCCCCGACCTGATCGCCCTGGCCAAGGAACGGACCAGAGGAGGACTCAAGCTCCGGGACCGGGTGTACCTCCCGGGCCGCAAAAACGCGGCCGGGCTCCTCCCGGGCACGCCGGAGTTCAAGCTTCTGATCCGAGCCCGGGACGAGGCCCACCGCTTCGCCGTTTCCTATCACCGGGCACTGCGCCGGAAGCACGCCCTGGAATCCACACTGGAAGAGATCCCCGGCGTCGGACCCGTGCTCCGGAAGCGCATTCTCGAAAAGTACGGGACCGCGGACGCCGTCGCCGGCGCCGACCCGGAGGGACTGGACGCCCTCCCCGGAATCGGACCCGATCTGGCCCGCCGGATCGTCGCTACGGTCCGGGCCCGCAAGGAGCGGCGCGCGGGAAAAAGGTGA
- the uvrB gene encoding excinuclease ABC subunit UvrB produces the protein MGDFKLVSSFRPQGDQPQAIRRLEEGLRRGERDQVLLGVTGSGKTFTMACVAEKLNRPTLVLAHNKTLAAQLYGEFRDLFPENAVEYFVSYYDYYQPEAYLPATDTYIEKDSSINEQIDRMRHSATHSLWTRRDVLIVSSVSCIYGLGSPAAYREMMVEVARGMELPRDELLRRLIDLWYERNDTDFHRGIFRVRGDTVEIFPAYEEDRALRVEFFGDEVEKLSWVDPLTGKTRRTEESVRIFPGSHYVTSRPDLDRAVSGIRRELEERLETLGNAGRLLEAQRLEQRTRYDLEMMGEIGYCAGIENYSRHLDGRRPGEPPATLLDYFPDDFLLFVDESHITIPQVRGMYRGDRSRKETLVRHGFRLPSALDNRPLTFDEFQARIGPAVYVSATPAEYELKRAGKRVVEQIIRPTGLIDPPIEIRPAEDQVDDLILEIGDRRKRGERVLVTTLTKRMAEDLADHLEERGIKTKYLHSDIATLERTALIRDLRLGVFEVLVGVNLLREGLDIPEVSLVAVLDADREGFLRSERSLIQICGRASRNLNGKVILYAASTTDSMAGAVRETARRRKLQKAYNRKHGITPEGIRKDIGDILGSVYEADYPAIPSIAEDDEPFAAPGELSERLDRLERSMRKLAAEYRFEEAAKVRDRWLELRRLRLELGGEDREEPTEG, from the coding sequence CAGGCCATCCGCCGGCTGGAGGAAGGGCTGCGGCGGGGCGAGCGGGACCAGGTCCTCCTGGGAGTGACCGGTTCCGGGAAGACCTTCACCATGGCCTGCGTGGCCGAGAAACTCAACCGCCCGACCCTGGTTCTGGCCCACAACAAGACCCTGGCCGCCCAGCTGTACGGCGAGTTTCGCGATCTCTTCCCGGAAAACGCCGTCGAATACTTCGTCAGCTATTACGATTACTACCAACCGGAAGCCTACCTGCCCGCAACCGACACCTACATCGAAAAAGATTCCTCCATCAACGAACAGATCGACCGGATGCGGCATTCCGCCACTCACTCCCTCTGGACCCGGCGCGACGTACTGATCGTCTCCAGCGTTTCCTGCATCTACGGCCTGGGCTCGCCGGCCGCCTACCGGGAAATGATGGTCGAAGTCGCGCGGGGCATGGAACTGCCCCGCGACGAACTGCTCCGCCGCCTGATCGACCTCTGGTACGAGCGCAACGACACCGACTTCCACCGGGGGATATTCCGGGTCCGGGGGGACACGGTCGAAATCTTCCCGGCCTACGAGGAGGACCGGGCGCTGCGGGTGGAGTTTTTCGGCGACGAAGTCGAAAAGCTCTCCTGGGTGGACCCGCTGACCGGGAAAACGCGGCGGACGGAGGAATCGGTCCGGATTTTTCCGGGAAGCCACTACGTCACTTCACGGCCCGACCTCGACCGGGCGGTCTCCGGCATCCGCCGGGAGCTGGAAGAGCGGCTGGAAACCCTCGGGAACGCCGGGCGGCTGCTGGAGGCTCAGCGCCTGGAGCAGCGCACCCGCTACGATTTGGAGATGATGGGGGAAATCGGGTATTGCGCCGGCATCGAAAACTATTCCCGGCATCTCGACGGCCGGCGACCGGGAGAGCCTCCGGCCACGCTCCTGGACTACTTCCCCGACGATTTTCTCCTCTTCGTCGACGAAAGCCATATCACCATCCCGCAAGTCCGGGGCATGTACCGCGGAGACCGGTCACGGAAAGAAACCCTCGTCCGGCACGGTTTCCGGCTCCCTTCCGCCCTCGATAACCGGCCGCTCACGTTCGATGAATTCCAAGCCAGAATCGGTCCGGCCGTCTACGTCTCCGCCACCCCCGCCGAGTACGAATTGAAGCGGGCGGGGAAGCGGGTGGTGGAGCAGATCATCCGGCCCACCGGATTGATCGATCCCCCCATAGAAATCCGGCCGGCCGAGGACCAGGTCGACGATCTGATCCTCGAAATCGGGGACCGGCGGAAAAGAGGAGAGCGGGTTCTGGTGACTACCTTGACCAAGCGGATGGCCGAAGACCTGGCCGACCACCTGGAGGAGCGCGGCATCAAGACCAAGTACCTCCATTCCGACATCGCCACCCTGGAAAGAACCGCTCTCATCAGGGACTTGCGCCTGGGGGTTTTCGAGGTTCTGGTCGGAGTCAATCTCCTCCGGGAAGGGCTGGATATCCCCGAGGTTTCACTGGTGGCGGTGCTGGACGCGGACCGGGAAGGTTTCCTCCGGTCGGAACGTTCCCTGATCCAGATCTGCGGTAGAGCCTCGCGGAACCTCAACGGCAAAGTCATCCTCTACGCCGCCTCCACCACCGATTCCATGGCCGGGGCCGTACGGGAGACCGCCCGCAGAAGAAAGCTGCAGAAAGCCTACAACCGGAAGCACGGGATCACCCCGGAAGGAATCCGCAAGGATATCGGAGACATTCTCGGAAGCGTCTACGAGGCGGACTATCCGGCCATCCCCTCGATCGCGGAGGATGACGAGCCGTTCGCCGCCCCCGGGGAACTTTCCGAACGGCTCGATCGCCTGGAACGGTCGATGCGGAAACTGGCCGCCGAATACCGGTTCGAGGAGGCGGCGAAGGTGCGCGACCGATGGTTGGAGTTGCGAAGGCTCCGCCTGGAACTGGGGGGAGAGGACCGTGAGGAACCGACTGAGGGATAA